A genome region from Eschrichtius robustus isolate mEscRob2 chromosome 4, mEscRob2.pri, whole genome shotgun sequence includes the following:
- the LOC137763460 gene encoding NUT family member 2G-like has product MASEGASAVLGTDMTMTPGASLSTFTAVPFPPPIPGAQHRPPWQQHLPRPITPAFPPGSSLLLPAFPRTPLVANGGRGPSAPGACNLTVQVRSQGRTVEVPQTQTFVVTQAPLNWSAPGALSRSAACPAPVFLATPVMGTVVTASAVGVSQAGKGGWTPGFPPQAPPPAAQLAPIIRPVNSGPWPHGTSREGRLATNESNASQDGSSNTKSEYSNFLRWQHVKPLARRHFCLSPDAEAFSCFLIPVLRSLAHLNPTMPLEEGLWRAVQEWRRRSNLDRMIYYETAQKFMEFAAEEEMHIQNLQWMQGAQDPPKLDPRGPPAPKVGLQPGTQVPTGVEGTACAPRMSGPRAQPSHPKPHRSQRTPEPKAPKEIPPEAVRESVDRMEALVGPVHSATGKSATGKSDAECGKAGNELKQEEDDTYLDPCLLSYTDELRSREDSVTKVEAVSHPRFLAELSSPDPQLDLSALAEELKQEEGLTAEELVQKRLLALKEEEGGPAAPSHGAPGMGSSPCESHAGQGAQRHDQDRHRGVSDEACPPEIDFEALHRPIRADTGPFGPKVFVPSRGRQEVSPSRAGRPSLPQGQRRTGRRLGPRDPSVLREASPVREARGPRDAASEDEEELSSLASLLASPQSLPPCRLSQSPAPASGLASPGGWGAQSAPQAPSPQRRGLSPAPPAAPKSRKRALCGRPAAAEKLPIPGAAHGVSARPALALGLARPSQPRKRKRDPFGTGKRRNRKRKRCSQ; this is encoded by the exons ATGGCTTCAGAAGGAG CATCTGCAGTGCTGGGAACGGATATGACCATGACCCCCGGGGCCTCCTTGTCTACTTTCACGGCAgtgcccttccctccacccatTCCTGGCGCCCAGCACCGGCCACCCTGGCAGCAGCACCTGCCACGTCCCATCACGCCAGCATTCCCTCCTGGCAGCAGCCTGCTGTTGCCAGCTTTCCCCAGGACCCCTTTGGTGGCTAATGGTGGCCGTGGCCCCAGTGCCCCTGGGGCTTGCAACCTCACTGTCCAAGTCAGGTCACAAGGGAGGACAGTGGAGGTCCCCCAGACTCAGACCTTTGTCGTTACTCAGGCCCCCCTCAACTGGAGCGCTCCAGGGGCCCTGAGCAGGAGTGCTGCATGTCCTGCACCCGTATTCTTAGCAACCCCTGTGATGGGGACCGTTGTGACTGCTTCAGCTGTTGGAGTTAGTCAGGCTGGCAAGGGAGGCTGGACCCCAGGCTTTCCTCCTCAAGCTCCACCACCAGCTGCCCAGCTGGCCCCTATCATTCGCCCAGTGAACTCTGGGCCATGGCCACATGGCACTTCCAGGGAGGGCCGCCTGGCCACCAACGAGTCCAACGCCTCGCAGGATGGCTCCTCTAACACCAAGAGCGAGTACAGTAACTTCCTACGTTGGCAGCACGTCAAGCCCCTGGCCCGGAGACACTTTTGCCTGAGTCCTGATGCAGAAgctttttcctgctttctcat CCCAGTGCTTCGATCCCTGGCCCACCTGAATCCCACCATGCCGCTGGAGGAGGGACTGTGGAGGGCCGTGCAGGAATGGCGGCGCAGGAGCAACCTTGACCGGATGATCTACTACGAGACGGCGCAAAA GTTCATGGAATTTGCGGCCGAGGAGGAGATGCACATTCAGAATTTGCAGTGGATGCAGGGCGCGCAGGACCCACCGAAGCTGGATCCTCGGGGGCCCCCAGCCCCGAAAGTGGGCCTTCAGCCAGGCACCCAGGTTCCCACTGGAGTTGAAGGCACAG CCTGTGCTCCCAGGATGTCcggccccagggcccagccctcgCACCCGAAGCCACACAGATCCCAGCGGACCCCGGAGCCCAAGGCGCCCAAGGAGATTCCCCCTGAGGCTGTGAGGGAGTCTGTGGACAGGATGGAGGCGCTGGTGGGGCCCGTCCACTCAGCCACAGGCAAGTCAGCCACAGGCAAGTCAGATGCAGAATGTGGAAAGGCCGGAAATGAGCTGAAGCAGGAAGAGGACGACACCTACTTGGACCCGTGTCTCTTGAGCTACACTGACGAGCTGCGTTCCCGAGAAGACTCTGTCACCAAG GTGGAGGCAGTCAGTCACCCTCGATTCCTGGCAGAATTGTCTtccccagacccacagctggatctcTCGGCCCTTGCTGAGGAGCTGAAGCAGGAGGAAGGACTCACCGCTGAAGAA CTGGTGCAGAAACGACTCCTGGCCTTGAAAGAGGAAGAGGGTGGGCCGGCAGCCCCGAGCCACGGTGCACCCGGAATGGGCTCAAGTCCTTGTGAGTCCCACGCTGGCCAAGGTGCCCAGAGGCACGACCAAGACCGCCATCGAGGGGTCAGTGATGAAGCCTGCCCACCAGAGATTGATTTTGAGGCTCTTCATAGGCCCATCCGAGCAGACACTGGCCCGTTCGGGCCCAAAGTCTTTGTTCCCTCTCGAGGACGTCAGGAGGTCTCTCCATCCCGGGCCGGGCGGCCCTCCCTTCCCCAGGGTCAAAGGCGCACTGGCCGTCGACTGGGACCCAGGGATCCGTCTGTTCTCAGAGAGGCATCTCCTGTTCGGGAGGCCCGAGGGCCCAGGGACGCGGCCAGTGAGGACGAGGAGGAGCTCTCCAGCCTGGCCTCCCTCTTGGCCTCTCCGCAGAGCCTGCCGCCTTGCCGGCTGTCCCAGAGTCCTGCCCCTGCCTCAGGCCTGGCCTCCCCTGGAGGTTGGGGGGCCCAGAGTgctccccaggccccctcccctcagagaAGGGGCCTCAGCCCAGCTCCACCAGCTGCTCCCAAGTCGAGGAAGCGGGCTCTGTGTGGGCGCCCAGCCGCTGCTGAGAAGCTGCCCATCCCCGGGGCTGCCCACGGGGTCTCTGCGAGGCCAGCCTTGGCTCTGGGGCTGGCTCGCCCCTCACAGCCGAGAAAGAGAAAGCGTGACCCGTTTGgcacagggaagaggaggaacaggAAGAGGAAGCGCTGCAGCCAGTAG